Proteins encoded together in one Sandaracinaceae bacterium window:
- a CDS encoding PPC domain-containing protein, translated as MTLVLASLMAFGCDDGAVDPDGGMDLPDTGMDPDTGTMMDPDTGVMMGDGNDTFADADPLEDPMTMGAIAQPGDLDYYSFTGTAGQWVIIETNANPDDDPEMIDTVITLYDESMTQIAENDDSQPRVNTDSEIITQLPADGTYYILVQEFTTWAGETAEGQADFTYELSFGGLNFDAEVVTGDAESGDDAASANALGFAMDTMGMASDFGIVAGDFRDGSDVDVFSFSITPGRFSLTAQLMPVGTDGNGATVTPAAIWITNADGSQIIARVDPSMLESVNPPLPEGDYLLWVEHGGAASSADFYVMKLFRGRIDNPPETMEATNGVAATPEPLSFEAIMDVPGAERAFIGATVGDGDTDFYSLEVTDASEVVSIFCGSRTAGSGVVDLQAALTDSTGTTVIEMATETATDGIAIQEASVSAAGTYLLRLTKGSQDAEVTGNWARCGVVVGPPAPTP; from the coding sequence ATGACTTTGGTTCTGGCCAGCCTGATGGCCTTTGGCTGTGACGACGGCGCCGTCGATCCCGACGGTGGGATGGATCTCCCGGACACCGGGATGGATCCCGACACCGGGACGATGATGGACCCGGACACCGGGGTGATGATGGGCGACGGGAACGACACGTTCGCCGACGCCGACCCGCTCGAGGACCCGATGACGATGGGCGCGATCGCCCAGCCTGGCGACCTCGACTACTACTCGTTCACGGGCACCGCGGGCCAGTGGGTGATCATCGAGACGAACGCCAACCCGGACGACGACCCGGAGATGATCGACACGGTCATCACGCTCTACGACGAGTCGATGACGCAGATCGCGGAGAACGACGACAGTCAGCCGCGGGTGAACACCGACAGCGAGATCATCACGCAGCTGCCGGCCGACGGCACCTACTACATCCTCGTTCAGGAGTTCACGACCTGGGCCGGCGAGACAGCCGAGGGCCAGGCGGACTTCACCTACGAGCTGTCGTTCGGCGGCCTCAACTTCGACGCGGAGGTCGTCACGGGTGATGCGGAGAGCGGGGACGACGCGGCCAGCGCGAACGCGCTCGGCTTCGCCATGGACACGATGGGCATGGCGAGCGACTTCGGCATCGTCGCGGGCGACTTCCGCGACGGCTCCGATGTCGATGTGTTCTCGTTCAGCATCACGCCCGGTCGCTTCTCGCTTACCGCGCAGCTCATGCCCGTGGGCACCGATGGTAACGGCGCGACGGTGACGCCCGCCGCCATCTGGATCACCAACGCGGACGGGAGCCAGATCATCGCGCGCGTCGATCCGTCGATGCTCGAGTCGGTCAACCCCCCGCTGCCGGAGGGCGACTACCTCCTGTGGGTCGAGCACGGCGGAGCCGCCTCGAGCGCGGACTTCTACGTCATGAAGCTCTTCCGCGGCCGGATCGACAACCCGCCGGAGACCATGGAGGCGACGAACGGCGTGGCGGCCACTCCCGAGCCGCTGTCGTTCGAGGCGATCATGGACGTGCCGGGCGCGGAGCGCGCCTTCATCGGCGCGACCGTCGGCGACGGTGACACGGACTTCTATTCGCTCGAGGTCACCGACGCGAGCGAAGTGGTGAGCATCTTCTGCGGCTCGCGCACGGCCGGTTCGGGGGTGGTCGATCTCCAGGCGGCGCTCACCGATTCGACGGGCACGACGGTGATCGAGATGGCCACCGAGACCGCCACGGATGGGATCGCGATCCAGGAGGCGTCGGTCAGCGCGGCTGGAACCTACCTGCTGCGGCTCACCAAGGGCTCGCAAGACGCCGAGGTGACGGGCAACTGGGCGCGCTGCGGCGTGGTGGTCGGCCCGCCCGCGCCGACTCCCTGA
- a CDS encoding MYXO-CTERM sorting domain-containing protein, which translates to MRVGWVAIALWQAALLGSTAQAQEDCPPGDEFCLPPPPCYRAPDDPECNPDCHCGAPDYPECDPFCAPGDICDPSCANPCWDEFDREDLCSDPPPPCEATGELPFTFIDDRDGSDDGQIFALGNRDPRQSCGTVRVDTTGYYSIFDTELSESCDDQRDETGYLTVANRCNAEGWAVERNAGDRFLVFDSDNSPDCTDDAECGVGRVCREGGGHGRCCVPDQPVFMGTFLLVEGEDNVICINHWCPEWEMEIDAGRDFGFVEADCDGVNSIHFRIGATAIACEDETTLQPCSWGCGPDGCLPDPCEAVTCPAFCMDGECLDTNPCADVTCVHGCVRGRCLQNRHARGPDEDGDGYSDVADCDDDDPFAHPGRPEVCDDGDDDDCDGFVDEAGCERLGGDAGTTTLPDGRVVGLDGGAGGAGGEEGGCGCRAGGGAPTPWWGLALAALLWRRRK; encoded by the coding sequence GTGCGTGTGGGTTGGGTGGCGATCGCGCTGTGGCAGGCAGCGCTCCTCGGTTCGACCGCGCAGGCGCAAGAGGACTGCCCACCCGGGGACGAGTTCTGCCTGCCTCCGCCGCCATGCTACCGCGCGCCCGACGACCCGGAGTGCAACCCGGACTGTCACTGCGGCGCGCCCGATTACCCCGAGTGCGATCCCTTCTGCGCCCCCGGTGACATCTGTGACCCGAGCTGCGCCAACCCCTGCTGGGACGAGTTCGACCGCGAGGACCTCTGCAGCGACCCGCCGCCGCCCTGCGAGGCCACGGGGGAGCTGCCGTTCACCTTCATCGACGATCGCGACGGGAGCGACGACGGCCAGATCTTCGCGCTCGGCAACCGGGACCCGCGTCAGTCGTGCGGCACGGTCCGCGTGGACACGACCGGCTACTACTCGATCTTCGACACCGAGCTGAGCGAGAGCTGCGACGACCAGCGCGACGAGACCGGCTACCTCACGGTCGCCAACCGCTGCAACGCCGAAGGCTGGGCCGTCGAGCGCAACGCCGGCGACCGCTTCCTCGTGTTCGACTCCGACAACAGCCCCGACTGCACCGATGACGCGGAGTGTGGCGTCGGACGCGTCTGCCGGGAGGGCGGCGGACACGGGCGCTGCTGCGTACCGGACCAGCCCGTCTTCATGGGCACGTTCCTCCTGGTCGAAGGCGAGGACAACGTCATCTGCATCAACCACTGGTGCCCGGAGTGGGAGATGGAGATCGACGCCGGCCGCGACTTCGGCTTCGTGGAGGCGGACTGCGACGGGGTCAACTCCATCCACTTCCGCATCGGCGCGACGGCCATCGCCTGCGAAGACGAGACGACCCTCCAGCCGTGCAGCTGGGGCTGCGGTCCCGACGGCTGCCTGCCGGATCCGTGCGAGGCGGTCACCTGCCCCGCCTTCTGCATGGACGGCGAGTGCCTCGACACGAACCCCTGCGCGGACGTCACCTGCGTCCACGGCTGCGTCCGAGGCCGCTGCCTCCAGAACCGTCACGCGCGCGGGCCGGACGAGGACGGCGACGGCTACTCCGACGTGGCCGACTGCGACGACGACGACCCCTTCGCCCACCCCGGACGCCCCGAGGTCTGCGACGACGGCGACGACGACGACTGCGACGGCTTCGTCGACGAGGCCGGCTGCGAGCGCCTCGGCGGCGACGCCGGAACGACCACGCTCCCCGACGGCCGCGTGGTCGGCCTCGACGGCGGAGCCGGTGGCGCGGGCGGCGAAGAGGGCGGGTGTGGCTGCCGCGCGGGCGGCGGCGCGCCGACGCCGTGGTGGGGGCTCGCGCTCGCGGCCCTGCTCTGGCGCCGACGGAAATGA
- a CDS encoding caspase family protein — protein MRTRPFLALAVMGVGLGCGASPAPAPRTAPVGVGDASPAPAAEVARRPARFGAQQAQLTAADPLNDGQAHYHVWQLELDGSQRVRVRMNSRAVDPLLEVRGPGDQRLRNDDAFPGTLEAMVDFQPGEPGVYEIWTTTYAAGQTGAYDLDIEPVASEGTGLPLTLGEAAEAQLSEHTVRGLPGSWVRFEGQAGSIVRLRVTSQAFDTIATLIGPGGQTWVNDDANDLGPDGTERALDSTIVAALPQSGVYQLVVTPYGQGSGAFAVRSDVRPPVVLEDGRRPEGLAGANGGGRVLGVYAGITEYETQGRLYGCADDARLLAESMRAAHLQDESDQLVLPDGLATRDGFLSGIAQMAQQARPEDVVVVFFSGHGQQQPDGDDDDELDDLDETIVLHDGSLTDDEVVAALDGVQGTVLLAIDACHAGGFADDWVQRPNRVGLFSSDEDVLSDTAEPHQAGGYLSWHLRRGLLGEADNRPRDGVLHAGELTDYLYDGFVADHARINPADEQDRAQRLVVRRGAVTWDQVLWVYPRNPDLSLPAIPALPLTSAPPG, from the coding sequence ATGCGGACCCGACCGTTCCTCGCCCTCGCCGTCATGGGAGTCGGCCTCGGCTGCGGCGCCAGCCCCGCCCCGGCTCCCCGGACCGCTCCCGTGGGCGTCGGCGACGCCAGCCCCGCCCCCGCGGCCGAGGTGGCCCGACGCCCGGCGCGCTTCGGCGCCCAGCAGGCCCAGCTGACGGCGGCCGATCCCCTCAACGACGGCCAGGCCCACTACCACGTGTGGCAGCTCGAGCTCGATGGCAGCCAGCGCGTCCGCGTGCGCATGAACAGCCGCGCGGTCGACCCGCTCCTCGAGGTGCGCGGGCCGGGCGATCAGCGCCTCCGGAACGACGACGCCTTCCCCGGCACGCTCGAGGCCATGGTCGACTTCCAGCCCGGCGAGCCCGGCGTCTACGAGATCTGGACGACCACCTACGCCGCGGGACAGACCGGGGCCTACGATCTCGACATCGAGCCGGTCGCCTCCGAGGGCACGGGCCTGCCGCTCACCCTCGGCGAGGCGGCCGAGGCGCAGCTGAGCGAGCACACCGTGCGCGGCTTGCCCGGGAGCTGGGTGCGCTTCGAGGGGCAGGCCGGCAGCATCGTGCGGCTCCGCGTCACGTCGCAGGCGTTCGACACCATCGCCACGCTCATCGGCCCCGGCGGCCAGACCTGGGTGAACGACGACGCGAACGATCTCGGCCCCGACGGCACCGAGCGCGCCCTCGACAGCACCATCGTCGCCGCGCTGCCGCAGTCGGGCGTCTACCAGCTCGTGGTCACCCCCTACGGCCAGGGCAGCGGCGCCTTCGCGGTCCGCAGCGACGTGCGGCCCCCCGTGGTGCTCGAAGACGGCCGGCGCCCCGAGGGGCTCGCGGGCGCGAACGGCGGAGGCCGCGTGCTCGGGGTCTACGCGGGCATCACCGAGTACGAGACCCAGGGCCGGCTCTACGGCTGCGCCGACGACGCGCGCCTCCTGGCCGAGTCGATGCGGGCCGCGCACCTCCAGGACGAGAGCGACCAGCTCGTGCTCCCCGACGGGCTCGCCACGCGCGACGGATTCTTGAGCGGCATCGCGCAGATGGCCCAGCAGGCGCGGCCCGAGGACGTGGTGGTCGTCTTCTTCAGCGGCCACGGCCAGCAGCAGCCCGACGGCGACGACGACGACGAGCTGGACGACCTCGACGAGACGATCGTGCTCCACGACGGCTCGCTGACCGACGACGAGGTGGTCGCGGCGCTCGACGGCGTGCAGGGCACCGTGCTGCTCGCGATCGACGCCTGCCACGCGGGCGGCTTCGCCGACGACTGGGTCCAGCGCCCGAACCGGGTGGGCCTCTTCTCGAGCGACGAGGACGTCCTGAGCGACACGGCCGAGCCCCACCAGGCGGGCGGCTACCTCTCCTGGCACCTCCGGCGCGGGCTCCTCGGCGAGGCCGACAACCGCCCTCGCGACGGCGTGCTCCACGCGGGCGAGCTGACCGACTATCTCTACGACGGCTTCGTCGCCGACCACGCGCGCATCAACCCGGCGGACGAGCAAGACCGGGCGCAGCGCCTCGTCGTCCGGCGCGGCGCGGTCACCTGGGACCAGGTCCTCTGGGTCTACCCGCGCAACCCCGACCTGTCCTTGCCCGCCATCCCGGCGCTCCCGCTGACGAGCGCGCCGCCCGGCTGA
- a CDS encoding NAD(P)(+) transhydrogenase (Re/Si-specific) subunit beta, which yields MNPEVIRATLPPLAYLFSSSLFIYGLKRLGRVKTARGGNAIAAVAMLLAVLGTLLELGFIDYRWILAGVVLGGVIGGVAALRVEMTSMPEMVAIFNGFGGAASSLVALSVFYSRVVEAGEAGTAWAVLGPAESVTTALSVLIGGVTFTGSVVAFLKLQGKLFKGKPLMLPGRHVLNALLVLGAVAATVAFSGVLSGQELVYSVLGLTTVSLLLGVLLVIPIGGADMPVVVSLLNSYSGLAASAAGFVIGNPALIIAGAMVGAAGLILTNIMCKAMNRSLVAVLLGGFGQDAGQAQEDSEYVGVTSSGPEEAALVLEGARDVIIVPGYGLAVAQAQHAVKELAGELQKRGAQVRYCIHPVAGRMPGHMNVLLAEADVPYEELFELDVINSDFANADVAIVLGANDVANPAAIDDEKSPIYGMPICNVHDAGTVFVVKRSLSPGYAGIKNPLFERPNASMLFGDAKKMMQDILKELREL from the coding sequence ATGAACCCCGAGGTCATCCGCGCGACGCTCCCGCCCCTCGCGTATCTCTTCAGCTCGTCGCTCTTCATCTACGGGCTCAAGCGCCTCGGGCGCGTCAAGACGGCGCGCGGCGGCAACGCGATCGCCGCGGTCGCCATGCTCCTCGCCGTGCTCGGCACGCTGCTGGAGCTGGGCTTCATCGACTACCGCTGGATCCTGGCGGGCGTCGTGCTCGGCGGCGTCATCGGCGGCGTGGCCGCGCTCCGGGTCGAGATGACGTCGATGCCGGAGATGGTCGCCATCTTCAACGGCTTCGGCGGCGCGGCGTCCTCGCTCGTCGCGCTGAGCGTGTTCTACAGCCGGGTCGTCGAGGCGGGCGAGGCCGGCACCGCGTGGGCCGTGCTCGGCCCGGCCGAGAGCGTGACCACCGCGCTCTCCGTGCTCATCGGCGGCGTGACCTTCACCGGGAGCGTCGTCGCCTTCCTCAAGCTCCAGGGCAAGCTCTTCAAGGGCAAGCCGCTCATGCTCCCGGGCCGCCACGTGCTCAACGCCCTGCTCGTGCTCGGCGCGGTCGCGGCCACCGTCGCGTTCAGCGGCGTCCTGAGCGGGCAAGAGCTGGTCTACAGCGTGCTCGGCCTCACCACCGTGTCGCTCCTGCTCGGCGTGCTGCTCGTCATCCCCATCGGCGGCGCGGACATGCCGGTCGTCGTCTCGCTCCTCAACAGCTACTCGGGCCTTGCCGCGAGCGCGGCCGGCTTCGTGATCGGCAACCCGGCCCTCATCATCGCGGGCGCGATGGTCGGCGCGGCCGGGCTGATCCTCACGAACATCATGTGCAAGGCGATGAACCGCTCGCTCGTGGCGGTGCTCCTCGGCGGCTTCGGGCAAGACGCCGGCCAGGCGCAGGAGGACTCCGAGTACGTCGGCGTGACGAGCTCGGGCCCGGAGGAGGCCGCGCTCGTGCTCGAGGGCGCGCGCGACGTGATCATCGTCCCGGGCTACGGCCTCGCGGTCGCGCAGGCACAGCACGCGGTCAAGGAGCTCGCCGGGGAGCTGCAGAAGCGGGGCGCGCAGGTCCGCTACTGCATCCACCCCGTCGCGGGCCGCATGCCCGGCCACATGAACGTGCTCCTCGCCGAGGCCGACGTGCCCTACGAGGAGCTCTTCGAGCTCGACGTGATCAACAGCGACTTCGCGAACGCCGACGTGGCCATCGTGCTGGGCGCCAACGACGTCGCGAACCCGGCCGCGATCGACGACGAGAAGAGCCCCATCTACGGCATGCCGATCTGCAACGTGCACGACGCGGGCACGGTGTTCGTGGTCAAGCGCTCGCTGAGCCCGGGCTACGCCGGCATCAAGAACCCGCTCTTCGAGCGCCCGAACGCCTCGATGCTCTTCGGCGACGCCAAGAAGATGATGCAAGACATCTTGAAAGAGCTGCGCGAGCTGTAG
- a CDS encoding NAD(P) transhydrogenase subunit alpha, with amino-acid sequence MTMGPVLIGLYVFVLAIFVGFELISKVPPTLHTPLMSGANAISGITIVGALYAAQDADPSVSNWLGFAAITLATINVVGGFLVTDRMLRMFGRKK; translated from the coding sequence ATGACCATGGGACCGGTCCTCATCGGCCTGTACGTCTTCGTGCTGGCCATCTTCGTGGGCTTCGAGCTCATCTCGAAGGTGCCCCCCACCCTGCACACGCCCCTGATGAGCGGCGCCAACGCCATCAGCGGCATCACCATCGTCGGCGCGCTCTACGCGGCGCAGGACGCGGACCCGTCGGTGTCCAACTGGCTCGGCTTCGCCGCGATCACGCTCGCGACCATCAACGTCGTCGGCGGCTTCCTCGTCACCGACCGCATGCTCCGCATGTTCGGGAGGAAGAAATGA
- a CDS encoding Re/Si-specific NAD(P)(+) transhydrogenase subunit alpha, with product MQILIPREREPGETRVAASPETVGRLTDAGHSVRVEAGAGVRASFPDDSYTDAGAELVEELGEAWANAEVVAKVAPPSAEEVAAMSAEGILVGFCAPHRAVESVAALRDRQVSALAMELLPRITRAQSMDALSSQASIAGYRAALVASVHLDKLFPLMMTAAGTIQPAKVVVMGAGVAGLQALATCRRLGATVEVSDIRPEVKEQVASLGGRFIDLPLEESGAGEGGYAKEMGEDFLKKQRALVAERIAQADAVITTANIPGRPAPRLIEEDVVARMRPGAVIVDLAVETGGNCALSVAGETVERHGVIIVGPVNVPASVPRDASLMYARNVLALLTHLEHEGAPRLDLEDEILGAMLLTHAGEVRHAPTRALLEGDPS from the coding sequence GTGCAGATCCTGATTCCGAGAGAACGAGAGCCGGGCGAGACCCGGGTGGCGGCGAGCCCGGAGACGGTGGGCCGCCTGACCGACGCCGGCCACTCCGTCCGGGTCGAGGCCGGGGCGGGCGTCCGCGCCAGCTTCCCCGACGACTCGTACACCGACGCGGGCGCCGAGCTGGTCGAGGAGCTGGGCGAGGCCTGGGCCAACGCCGAGGTGGTCGCGAAGGTGGCGCCACCGAGCGCGGAGGAGGTCGCGGCGATGAGCGCCGAGGGCATCCTCGTCGGCTTCTGCGCGCCCCACCGCGCCGTCGAGAGCGTCGCCGCGCTGCGGGACCGACAGGTCTCCGCGCTCGCGATGGAGCTGCTGCCGCGCATCACGCGGGCCCAGTCGATGGACGCGCTCTCGAGCCAGGCCTCGATCGCCGGCTATCGCGCCGCGCTCGTCGCGAGCGTGCACCTGGACAAGCTCTTCCCGCTGATGATGACCGCGGCCGGCACCATCCAGCCCGCCAAGGTGGTCGTGATGGGCGCGGGCGTCGCCGGGCTGCAGGCCCTCGCCACGTGCCGGCGGCTCGGCGCGACGGTCGAGGTCAGCGACATCCGGCCCGAGGTGAAAGAGCAGGTGGCCTCGCTCGGCGGGCGCTTCATCGATCTGCCGCTCGAGGAGAGCGGCGCGGGCGAGGGCGGCTACGCGAAGGAGATGGGCGAGGACTTCCTGAAGAAGCAGCGCGCCCTCGTGGCCGAGCGCATCGCGCAGGCCGACGCGGTCATCACCACCGCGAACATCCCCGGCCGCCCCGCGCCGCGCCTCATCGAAGAGGACGTCGTCGCGCGCATGCGCCCCGGGGCGGTCATCGTCGATCTCGCGGTCGAGACGGGCGGCAACTGCGCGCTCAGCGTCGCGGGCGAGACGGTCGAGCGCCACGGCGTCATCATCGTCGGCCCCGTCAACGTGCCTGCCTCCGTCCCGCGCGACGCGAGCCTGATGTACGCGCGCAACGTGCTCGCGCTCCTGACGCACCTCGAGCACGAGGGCGCGCCTCGCCTCGACCTCGAGGACGAGATCCTCGGCGCGATGCTCCTCACCCACGCGGGCGAGGTCAGACACGCCCCGACCCGCGCGCTCCTCGAAGGAGATCCCTCATGA
- a CDS encoding serine/threonine-protein kinase — MEDAEGNVLAGRYQLVERAGEGGMADVWRAVTRGAAGFIRPVGVKRIKASLSHSPEFVQMFVEEARVGATLDHPNVVQLHDFGVDDWGSHYLVMEWVEGVDLGRWSKSFQDAGWHTPWHLTAAIGIEALRGLHAAHGRTDPWGKPAPAYHRDVTPGNVLIGLNGIVKLADFGLARAMDRAKITRPEMVKGKVAYLPPEMVDDSKTEPTPQSDLFSLGIVLWEILAGRRLFKQKTDLETLKSVMACEVPPLESTRPDLPAELTRTVHRALERDPQKRFRTAQQMARALARVLRRVAEPTDAEPLGESVALARERLKLPPRDLPPSQLVPLRRSRPGDLLGEGDDDLRESVEIPAFPSAKD, encoded by the coding sequence GTGGAGGACGCCGAAGGCAACGTCCTGGCCGGCCGCTACCAGCTGGTCGAGCGGGCTGGGGAAGGGGGAATGGCCGACGTGTGGCGCGCGGTCACCCGCGGCGCGGCCGGTTTCATCCGCCCCGTCGGGGTCAAGCGCATCAAGGCGTCGCTGTCCCACAGCCCCGAGTTCGTCCAGATGTTCGTCGAGGAGGCCCGGGTCGGCGCCACCCTCGATCACCCCAACGTGGTGCAGCTGCACGACTTCGGGGTCGACGACTGGGGCAGCCACTACCTGGTGATGGAGTGGGTCGAGGGCGTCGACCTCGGGCGCTGGTCGAAGTCCTTCCAGGACGCGGGCTGGCACACGCCCTGGCACCTCACGGCGGCCATCGGCATCGAGGCGCTGCGCGGGCTGCACGCCGCGCACGGCCGCACCGACCCGTGGGGCAAGCCAGCGCCCGCCTATCACCGAGACGTCACGCCGGGGAACGTGCTCATCGGCCTCAACGGGATCGTGAAGCTCGCCGACTTCGGCCTCGCCCGGGCCATGGACCGCGCCAAGATCACGCGTCCGGAGATGGTGAAGGGCAAGGTCGCCTATCTCCCGCCCGAGATGGTCGACGACTCGAAGACCGAGCCCACGCCGCAGTCGGATCTCTTCTCCCTCGGCATCGTGCTCTGGGAGATCCTGGCCGGGCGGCGCCTGTTCAAGCAGAAGACCGACCTCGAGACGCTGAAGAGCGTGATGGCCTGCGAGGTCCCGCCCCTGGAGTCGACCCGCCCGGATCTCCCGGCCGAGCTGACGCGCACGGTGCACCGCGCCCTCGAGCGCGATCCGCAGAAGCGCTTCAGGACCGCCCAGCAGATGGCGCGCGCGCTCGCGCGGGTGCTCCGGCGCGTGGCCGAGCCCACCGACGCCGAGCCGCTCGGAGAGAGCGTGGCCCTCGCGCGCGAGCGGCTGAAGCTCCCGCCCCGGGACCTGCCGCCGTCCCAGCTGGTTCCGCTGCGCCGCAGCCGACCGGGCGACCTGCTGGGCGAAGGCGACGACGACCTCCGCGAGAGCGTCGAGATCCCCGCCTTCCCTAGCGCGAAGGACTGA
- the typA gene encoding translational GTPase TypA — MSSESQQNLRNVAIIAHVDHGKTTLVDAMLRQTGVFHEKAALTDRVMDSNDLERERGITILAKQASVRWKGVKINIIDTPGHADFGGEVERTLQMADGVVLLVDAAEGPLPQTRFVLSKSIELGMPILVVINKIDRPDARADEVLNEVFDLFCELEASDAQADFPVLYAIGKDGVAKTSLDDDNDDLVPLFQMLVDKVPPPVGDATAPLQMIVNDIHHDEYVGRLAIGRVMRGKLEKNMQVLRIGEDEQKRSKVAKVYTFEAMGRAEADVASAGDICAIAGMEDVQIGDTLADPEKPEALPRIRVEEPTLKISMHVNTSPMAGLSGKWVTSRHLRERFEREAKRNLAMRFEPTEEPDRFTVFGRGELMIAVLLETMRREGYEVAVGMPEVVTKEIDGELHEPVERVVIDVPEEYVGAITTNLGARKGQMTKMSNLGFGRARLEFRVPSRGLIGFRTQFLTLSRGTGLLNTLFDGWEPFGGPMLKRPNGAIVSDRKGTATPYALFHLQPRGVLFISSSADVYEGMIIGEHNRENDLDVNATREKKLTNVRASGRDENVILSPPRPLSIESGLEWIDRDELLEVTPDALRLRKKILPCNRRPKRVAS; from the coding sequence ATGTCGAGCGAATCCCAGCAGAACCTGCGCAACGTCGCCATCATCGCCCACGTCGACCACGGCAAGACCACCCTGGTCGACGCCATGCTCCGGCAGACCGGCGTCTTTCACGAGAAGGCGGCCCTCACCGACCGGGTGATGGACTCCAACGACCTCGAGCGCGAGCGGGGCATCACGATCCTCGCCAAGCAGGCCTCGGTCCGCTGGAAGGGCGTGAAGATCAACATCATCGACACCCCCGGCCACGCCGACTTCGGCGGTGAGGTCGAGCGCACGTTGCAGATGGCGGACGGCGTCGTGCTGCTCGTCGACGCGGCGGAGGGCCCGCTGCCCCAGACCCGCTTCGTGCTCAGCAAGTCGATCGAGCTGGGCATGCCCATCCTGGTCGTGATCAACAAGATCGACCGGCCCGACGCGCGCGCGGACGAGGTCCTCAACGAGGTCTTCGATCTCTTCTGCGAGCTCGAGGCGTCCGACGCGCAGGCCGACTTCCCGGTGCTCTACGCCATCGGCAAGGACGGCGTCGCGAAGACGTCGCTCGACGACGACAACGACGACCTCGTGCCGCTCTTCCAGATGCTGGTCGACAAGGTCCCGCCGCCGGTGGGCGACGCGACCGCGCCGCTGCAGATGATCGTCAACGACATCCACCACGACGAGTACGTCGGGCGGCTGGCCATCGGCCGCGTGATGCGCGGCAAGCTCGAGAAGAACATGCAGGTCCTCCGCATCGGCGAGGACGAGCAGAAGCGCTCCAAGGTCGCGAAGGTCTACACCTTCGAGGCGATGGGGCGCGCGGAGGCCGACGTCGCCAGCGCGGGCGACATCTGCGCCATCGCGGGCATGGAGGACGTCCAGATCGGGGACACGCTGGCCGACCCGGAGAAGCCCGAGGCGCTCCCGCGCATCCGCGTCGAGGAGCCCACCCTCAAGATCTCGATGCACGTCAACACCTCGCCGATGGCGGGGCTGAGCGGCAAGTGGGTCACGTCGCGCCACCTTCGCGAGCGCTTCGAGCGCGAGGCCAAGCGCAACCTGGCCATGCGCTTCGAGCCCACCGAGGAGCCCGACCGCTTCACGGTCTTCGGCCGCGGCGAGCTGATGATCGCGGTGCTGCTCGAGACGATGCGGCGCGAGGGTTACGAGGTCGCCGTCGGCATGCCCGAGGTGGTCACCAAGGAGATCGACGGCGAGCTGCACGAGCCGGTCGAGCGCGTGGTCATCGACGTGCCCGAGGAGTACGTCGGCGCGATCACGACCAACCTCGGCGCCCGCAAGGGGCAGATGACCAAGATGAGCAACCTCGGCTTCGGGCGCGCGCGCCTCGAGTTCCGGGTGCCGTCGCGCGGGCTCATCGGCTTCCGCACGCAGTTCCTCACCCTCTCGCGCGGCACGGGCCTGCTCAACACGCTCTTCGACGGCTGGGAGCCCTTCGGCGGCCCGATGCTCAAGCGCCCGAACGGCGCGATCGTCTCGGACCGCAAGGGCACCGCGACGCCGTACGCGCTCTTCCACCTGCAGCCGCGCGGCGTGCTCTTCATCAGCTCGAGCGCCGACGTCTACGAGGGCATGATCATCGGCGAGCACAACCGCGAGAACGATCTCGACGTGAACGCCACGCGCGAGAAGAAGCTCACGAACGTGCGCGCCTCCGGGCGGGACGAGAACGTGATCCTGTCGCCCCCGAGGCCCCTGTCGATCGAGAGCGGGCTCGAGTGGATCGACCGCGACGAGCTGCTCGAGGTGACGCCGGATGCGCTCCGCCTCCGCAAGAAGATCCTGCCCTGCAACCGTCGCCCGAAGCGCGTCGCGAGCTGA
- a CDS encoding polyhydroxyalkanoic acid system family protein translates to MGLKHEIHHGLEPDLAKKAIDKAMEAYSARFADYNPRFEWKSDSRGELGFKAKGVTVDGSIEIVGSKILVDLDVPFLLRVFKGKAMDVIDREVKKWVEKARNGEI, encoded by the coding sequence ATGGGGCTGAAGCACGAGATCCACCACGGCTTGGAGCCGGACCTGGCCAAGAAGGCCATCGACAAGGCCATGGAGGCGTACTCCGCGCGCTTCGCGGACTACAACCCGCGCTTCGAGTGGAAGTCCGACAGCCGTGGCGAGCTCGGCTTCAAGGCCAAGGGCGTCACCGTCGACGGCTCGATCGAGATCGTCGGGTCGAAGATCCTCGTCGACCTCGACGTCCCGTTCCTGCTCCGCGTCTTCAAGGGCAAGGCGATGGACGTGATCGACCGTGAAGTGAAGAAGTGGGTCGAGAAGGCCCGCAACGGCGAGATCTGA